A stretch of Flavobacterium sp. N1994 DNA encodes these proteins:
- a CDS encoding WG repeat-containing protein, producing MKKLFTFSMLTVFTFSFGQKLFIVKSDEKFGIINESGVEVIPPKYNAIDDFDKMHPNWAKVELENLYGFVDKSGKIVVEPKYQTIENYDEYNDGWALIIKDGKYGFMNEAGKEIVPPMYDKVGKFGEYSKEWILVESQGLKGFIDKDGNIVVPVKYVEVSKFDDVRKNWALVKNRKEKLGFIDKTGKEVIPVIYDTIEAFTKKKGKTTELANAE from the coding sequence ATGAAAAAACTATTTACTTTTTCGATGTTGACTGTTTTCACTTTTTCATTCGGTCAAAAATTATTTATTGTTAAATCCGATGAGAAATTCGGTATCATCAACGAGTCAGGTGTTGAAGTAATTCCACCAAAATACAATGCTATTGATGACTTTGATAAAATGCATCCAAATTGGGCTAAAGTAGAACTAGAAAACCTATATGGTTTCGTTGACAAAAGCGGAAAAATTGTGGTAGAACCAAAGTATCAAACCATTGAAAATTATGATGAGTACAACGATGGTTGGGCCTTGATTATTAAAGATGGAAAATATGGCTTCATGAACGAAGCTGGAAAAGAAATCGTTCCTCCTATGTATGACAAAGTTGGAAAATTTGGTGAGTATTCCAAAGAATGGATACTTGTTGAAAGCCAAGGTCTAAAAGGATTTATTGACAAAGATGGTAACATTGTTGTTCCAGTAAAATACGTAGAAGTGTCTAAATTTGACGATGTTAGAAAAAATTGGGCCCTAGTTAAAAACAGAAAAGAAAAACTTGGTTTTATTGACAAAACTGGTAAAGAAGTAATTCCTGTAATTTACGATACTATCGAAGCTTTCACTAAAAAGAAAGGTAAAACTACAGAATTAGCTAACGCAGAATAG
- a CDS encoding glycosyltransferase, which yields MDYYIVIPSHNEEKYIAQTLQSIVEQTVLPKKLVVVNDNSTDHTEAIVASFIQNHPWISLVNKSSEAIHLPGSKVIQAFQKGLATLDDHYEVMVKVDADLIFPPTYFETILSHFQSDDQIGMAGGFAYIEKNGEWILENLTDKDHIRGAFKAYRKEAFQQIGGLKPAMGWDTVDELLCKFYNWKVITDTSLKVKHLKPTGASYNKTARYKQGEAFYTLGYGFFITAIASLKLALRKGKPLLFIDYINGFWKAKSDKKPLLVTAEQAKFIRSYRLKKMKEKLM from the coding sequence ATGGATTATTATATTGTCATTCCTTCTCATAATGAAGAAAAATATATTGCACAAACCCTACAATCTATAGTTGAGCAAACTGTTTTGCCTAAGAAACTAGTAGTGGTTAATGACAATTCAACAGATCATACAGAAGCCATTGTTGCTAGTTTTATTCAAAATCATCCTTGGATTTCATTGGTAAATAAATCTTCTGAAGCGATACATCTTCCGGGCAGTAAAGTAATTCAAGCTTTTCAAAAGGGCTTAGCAACCTTAGACGACCACTATGAAGTCATGGTAAAAGTAGATGCCGATTTGATATTTCCTCCTACTTATTTTGAAACCATACTCTCCCATTTTCAATCAGACGACCAAATAGGAATGGCGGGGGGCTTTGCTTATATTGAAAAGAATGGGGAATGGATTTTGGAAAACCTTACCGATAAAGACCACATCCGTGGTGCTTTTAAAGCCTACAGAAAAGAAGCCTTCCAACAAATTGGAGGATTAAAACCTGCTATGGGTTGGGACACCGTGGATGAATTGTTATGCAAATTTTATAATTGGAAAGTGATAACTGATACCTCCTTAAAAGTCAAACATCTTAAACCCACAGGAGCTAGCTATAATAAAACCGCGCGTTACAAACAAGGCGAAGCTTTTTATACCTTGGGTTACGGATTCTTTATTACTGCCATAGCCTCGCTAAAACTAGCCCTACGAAAAGGAAAGCCACTATTGTTTATAGATTATATCAACGGATTTTGGAAGGCTAAATCAGATAAAAAACCACTTTTAGTTACTGCCGAACAAGCTAAATTTATTAGAAGTTATCGTTTGAAAAAGATGAAGGAAAAGCTAATGTAA
- a CDS encoding group III truncated hemoglobin: MRDIQNQDDLYVLVDEFYKKLLADASISYIFTEVVKIKLEEHLPILVTFWSQAILGTGGYFNNLTQIHLDVSAKEYLSPELFNIWLNHFYAAVDENFKGEKAEQIKTQALSIATIMQIKIIQEKDK; the protein is encoded by the coding sequence ATGCGCGACATTCAGAACCAAGACGACCTTTATGTATTGGTGGACGAGTTCTACAAAAAGTTATTGGCTGATGCTTCGATAAGCTATATTTTTACGGAGGTGGTAAAGATAAAGTTGGAAGAACATTTGCCTATTTTAGTTACATTTTGGTCACAGGCTATTTTAGGAACGGGAGGTTATTTCAATAATTTGACACAAATACATTTGGATGTAAGTGCTAAAGAATACCTATCGCCTGAACTATTCAACATTTGGCTAAATCACTTTTATGCTGCTGTTGATGAAAACTTCAAAGGCGAAAAAGCAGAGCAAATAAAAACCCAAGCCTTAAGTATTGCCACCATTATGCAGATTAAAATCATACAAGAAAAAGATAAATAA
- a CDS encoding 3-oxoacyl-ACP synthase III family protein: MNIKITGSGSYIPTQIVSNKDFAAHVFLNDDGTPFPHPNDVVAEKFLEITGIKERRYVTDDLLTSDIATIAAKKAIEDANIDPETLDYIIFAHNFGNVKKGAIQTDLLPSLATRVKYDLRIKNPKCVCYDMLFGCPGWVEGVIQAQAFIKAGMAKKCLVIGAETLSRVVDLHDRDSMIYSDGAGATVIEATEEEGGILAHETATFTYDEAYYLFFGNSFNKTHDPDVRYIKMNGRKIYEFALSNVPKAMKACLDNSGIDIKDVKKVLIHQANEKMDEAIIQRFYKLYHETPPEGIMPMSIHELGNSSVATVPTLYDSLVKGKIENQSIQKGDVILFASVGAGMNVNAIVYRM, translated from the coding sequence ATGAATATAAAAATAACAGGTTCGGGAAGTTATATCCCTACACAAATAGTATCCAATAAAGATTTTGCAGCACATGTATTTTTAAATGATGACGGAACTCCTTTTCCTCATCCGAATGATGTTGTAGCCGAAAAATTTCTAGAAATCACCGGTATTAAAGAAAGACGTTATGTTACCGATGATTTACTTACTTCAGACATAGCCACCATAGCAGCTAAAAAAGCTATTGAAGATGCTAATATTGACCCCGAAACCTTAGACTATATCATCTTTGCACATAATTTTGGTAACGTAAAAAAAGGGGCCATCCAAACCGACTTACTACCCAGTTTGGCTACTCGAGTGAAATATGATTTGCGTATAAAAAACCCAAAATGTGTTTGTTATGATATGCTTTTTGGTTGTCCTGGTTGGGTAGAAGGGGTAATTCAAGCCCAAGCCTTTATAAAAGCAGGAATGGCCAAAAAATGTTTAGTTATTGGTGCCGAAACCCTTTCACGTGTAGTAGATTTACACGACAGAGACAGTATGATTTATTCGGATGGTGCAGGAGCTACTGTCATTGAAGCTACTGAAGAAGAAGGAGGAATATTGGCACATGAAACGGCTACTTTCACATATGACGAGGCGTATTATCTGTTTTTTGGGAATTCATTCAATAAAACCCATGATCCCGATGTGCGCTATATCAAAATGAACGGTAGAAAAATTTATGAATTTGCTTTAAGCAATGTGCCAAAAGCCATGAAAGCCTGTCTAGATAATAGTGGTATCGATATCAAAGATGTAAAAAAAGTATTGATTCATCAGGCCAATGAAAAAATGGATGAAGCCATCATACAACGTTTTTACAAACTTTACCATGAAACGCCTCCTGAAGGCATCATGCCCATGAGTATTCATGAATTAGGAAATTCTAGTGTTGCTACCGTTCCTACCTTATATGATTCCTTAGTTAAAGGTAAAATCGAAAATCAAAGCATCCAAAAAGGAGATGTAATTCTCTTCGCATCGGTTGGAGCAGGTATGAACGTGAATGCAATTGTATACAGAATGTAA
- a CDS encoding ABC transporter ATP-binding protein — MIEVKDLEKSFGDSKVLKGISTIFETGKTNLIIGQSGSGKTVLLKSLLGIHTPDKGTISFDGRVYSLLTDDEKRALRTEIGMVFQGSALFDSMTVEENVGFPLKMFSKKTAAEIKERVDFVIDRVDLKNAHDKKPSELSGGMQKRVAIARAIVNNPKYLFCDEPNSGLDPKTAIIIDNLIHEITVEYNITTVINTHDMNSVMEIGEKIIFLKQGILAWEGTKKDIFRTDNEAITDFVYSSNLFKKIRKAQNKEE; from the coding sequence ATGATAGAAGTTAAAGACCTAGAGAAATCATTTGGAGACAGCAAAGTATTAAAAGGGATTTCTACCATTTTTGAAACGGGGAAAACCAATTTAATTATCGGGCAAAGTGGATCTGGAAAAACAGTTTTACTTAAAAGTTTACTTGGAATACATACACCAGATAAAGGCACCATTTCTTTTGATGGGAGAGTTTATTCCCTTTTAACCGATGATGAAAAAAGAGCTTTACGAACCGAAATAGGAATGGTATTTCAAGGTAGTGCCCTTTTTGACAGTATGACTGTTGAAGAAAATGTAGGCTTTCCATTGAAAATGTTTTCTAAAAAAACGGCTGCCGAAATTAAAGAGCGTGTTGATTTTGTAATCGATAGAGTAGATTTAAAAAATGCCCACGATAAAAAACCATCTGAACTTTCGGGCGGGATGCAAAAACGGGTAGCGATAGCTCGTGCCATTGTAAACAATCCGAAATACCTTTTTTGCGACGAACCTAACTCGGGCTTAGACCCAAAAACAGCCATTATCATTGACAATCTGATTCATGAAATTACGGTAGAATACAATATCACTACTGTAATTAATACACACGATATGAATTCGGTAATGGAAATAGGTGAGAAAATTATTTTTCTGAAACAAGGGATTTTAGCTTGGGAAGGAACCAAAAAAGACATTTTCAGAACCGATAACGAAGCCATAACCGACTTTGTGTATTCCTCTAATCTTTTCAAAAAAATTAGGAAAGCACAGAATAAAGAAGAATAA
- a CDS encoding tetratricopeptide repeat protein produces MRKIILSIITVFVYPQFYGQTVAALYDQKEYEALIKLEDKADALTGEELYQVGFAFFQLENDDKAISFYDKAIAKGFDNALTHFYKGVALTFLRKYPEALIEVDMALKKEPNNQEYMNQKGLIYKYQGKEDKALDYFEEATRFPNTFGEPYFWVAYIYHGKQDYEKALKLYYVAAQKVPKQNTYYVNTLLFIGQLEYTFTQNYQKSAKAYAEAIALKPKDYNNYPKLIKAYNAAKEYAKADAVFDLLKAAYKNNELPKEFTKYKTVAIDEYEWNKQRLLVYKSLEDPKEALDVSYTINLLNPNGDKVLRKFTVEKTIQIANGNRHVFCEVQEESHLTYPYGWKTDTIPLEDIKKAITQVLEGSLQKTATEK; encoded by the coding sequence ATGAGGAAAATAATACTATCTATTATTACCGTTTTTGTGTACCCTCAATTTTATGGGCAAACGGTTGCTGCCCTTTATGATCAAAAAGAGTATGAAGCACTTATCAAACTAGAGGACAAGGCTGATGCACTAACTGGTGAAGAATTATATCAAGTAGGCTTTGCCTTTTTTCAATTGGAAAATGATGATAAAGCTATTTCTTTTTATGACAAGGCTATTGCCAAAGGTTTTGATAATGCGCTTACCCATTTCTACAAAGGAGTAGCCCTTACTTTTCTGAGAAAATACCCAGAAGCACTTATTGAAGTGGATATGGCTCTAAAAAAGGAACCCAACAATCAGGAGTATATGAATCAAAAAGGGCTTATTTACAAATACCAGGGTAAGGAAGACAAGGCACTCGATTATTTTGAAGAAGCCACGCGTTTCCCCAATACTTTTGGCGAACCCTATTTCTGGGTAGCTTACATTTATCACGGAAAACAAGATTATGAAAAAGCCCTCAAACTGTATTACGTTGCTGCTCAAAAAGTGCCCAAACAAAATACGTATTATGTAAACACCCTTTTATTCATTGGCCAATTAGAGTATACGTTTACCCAAAATTACCAAAAATCGGCAAAAGCCTATGCAGAAGCAATAGCACTCAAGCCTAAGGACTATAACAATTACCCAAAACTCATTAAAGCGTACAATGCAGCAAAAGAATATGCCAAGGCTGATGCTGTTTTTGATTTGTTGAAAGCCGCTTATAAAAACAATGAACTTCCCAAAGAGTTCACAAAATATAAAACAGTGGCCATTGATGAATACGAATGGAACAAACAAAGACTACTAGTGTATAAATCGCTGGAAGATCCAAAAGAAGCACTGGATGTATCCTATACAATCAACCTATTAAATCCAAACGGAGATAAAGTACTACGGAAATTCACTGTGGAAAAAACCATCCAAATAGCTAACGGAAATAGGCACGTGTTTTGTGAAGTTCAAGAAGAGTCCCACCTGACCTACCCCTACGGCTGGAAAACGGATACCATACCCTTGGAAGACATAAAAAAGGCCATTACGCAAGTATTGGAAGGCAGTTTACAAAAGACTGCCACTGAAAAATAA
- a CDS encoding mannose-1-phosphate guanylyltransferase — MNKNYYAILMAGGVGSRFWPVSTTDLPKQFHDMLGSGDTLIQKTFSRLSKLIPIENILILTNERYNDLVLEQLPMVKPKQVLLEPAMRNTAPCILYASLKIQKQNPDAVMVVAPSDHWIEDEVAFSRNLQQCFDFCQEENALMTLGIQPTFPNTGFGYIEFDKTDANPIKKVNQFREKPDYETAKSFLAAGNFLWNGGIFIWSVKSITEAFEKFQPQMNALFQEGFDTYNTENEKQFIEDHYENAENISIDYAVMEKAKNVFVLPATFDWNDLGTWGQLHEKLDKDENNNGVINAKVVLENASNNIIRSDANKIIVVDGLNDYIIVDKEGILLIYPKSKEQDIKRITGLANEL, encoded by the coding sequence ATGAATAAAAATTATTACGCCATATTAATGGCTGGGGGAGTAGGTTCCCGTTTTTGGCCCGTTAGTACTACTGATTTACCAAAACAATTTCACGACATGTTGGGTTCGGGAGATACCTTGATTCAAAAGACATTCAGTCGTTTGTCAAAATTGATTCCGATAGAAAACATATTAATTCTAACAAACGAACGCTACAACGATTTGGTTCTAGAACAATTGCCTATGGTCAAACCAAAGCAAGTTTTGCTAGAACCCGCGATGCGAAATACAGCACCTTGTATTTTATATGCCTCTTTGAAAATCCAAAAACAAAACCCAGATGCTGTTATGGTAGTAGCACCAAGCGATCACTGGATTGAAGATGAAGTGGCGTTTTCAAGAAATCTACAACAATGTTTCGACTTTTGTCAAGAAGAAAATGCTTTGATGACTTTGGGGATCCAACCCACATTCCCCAATACCGGTTTCGGGTATATCGAATTTGATAAAACAGATGCTAATCCGATTAAAAAAGTAAATCAGTTCCGTGAAAAGCCCGATTATGAAACCGCAAAATCCTTTCTTGCTGCTGGAAATTTCCTTTGGAATGGCGGTATTTTTATATGGAGTGTAAAATCAATTACCGAAGCGTTTGAAAAGTTCCAACCTCAAATGAATGCCCTATTTCAGGAAGGTTTTGATACTTATAATACTGAAAATGAAAAACAATTCATAGAAGACCATTACGAAAATGCAGAAAATATTTCCATTGACTATGCCGTAATGGAAAAAGCCAAAAACGTATTTGTGTTACCAGCTACTTTTGATTGGAATGATTTAGGAACTTGGGGGCAACTTCACGAAAAACTAGATAAGGACGAAAACAACAACGGCGTTATCAATGCTAAAGTAGTGTTGGAAAATGCTTCCAATAACATCATTCGTTCCGATGCCAATAAAATTATAGTGGTTGACGGTTTAAACGATTATATAATTGTAGATAAAGAAGGGATTTTACTAATTTATCCCAAAAGTAAAGAACAAGACATTAAGCGAATTACTGGTTTAGCTAATGAATTATAA
- a CDS encoding MlaE family ABC transporter permease, which yields MMLVRYLSQIGKYFLMWKEIFNKPTKWSVMRQLIFKEIDDLIIGSLGIVCFISFFVGGVVSIQTALNLTNPLIPKYLIGFATRQSVILEFAPTFISIIMAGKMGSFITSSIGTMRVTEQIDALEVMGVNSLNYLVFPKLIALLLYPFLIGISMFLGIFGGWIAAVYGGFASSNDFITGLQQEFIPFHIVYAFIKTFVFALILATIPSFHGYYMKGGALEVGKASTVSFVWTAVTIIMANYILTQLLLT from the coding sequence ATGATGTTAGTCCGCTATTTATCGCAAATCGGAAAATATTTTTTGATGTGGAAAGAAATTTTCAATAAACCTACTAAGTGGTCGGTGATGAGACAATTAATCTTCAAAGAAATTGATGATTTAATTATTGGCTCACTCGGTATTGTGTGCTTTATTTCTTTCTTTGTAGGTGGTGTTGTTTCTATTCAAACTGCTTTGAATTTGACGAATCCCTTAATTCCAAAGTACCTTATTGGTTTTGCCACTAGACAATCGGTAATATTAGAATTTGCGCCAACCTTTATTTCGATAATTATGGCGGGTAAAATGGGTTCATTCATCACTTCTAGTATTGGAACAATGCGGGTTACAGAACAAATTGACGCTTTAGAAGTAATGGGAGTTAATTCCCTAAATTACTTAGTATTCCCAAAATTAATCGCCTTACTACTCTACCCATTTTTAATTGGTATCAGTATGTTTTTAGGGATTTTTGGAGGTTGGATTGCTGCTGTTTATGGTGGATTTGCTTCTAGTAATGATTTTATAACGGGGTTACAACAAGAGTTTATTCCGTTTCATATTGTGTATGCTTTTATTAAAACCTTTGTTTTTGCATTAATATTAGCCACTATTCCATCGTTTCATGGTTATTATATGAAAGGCGGAGCGCTAGAAGTAGGGAAAGCTAGTACCGTCTCATTTGTGTGGACAGCGGTAACCATTATTATGGCCAATTATATATTAACCCAATTACTTTTGACCTAA
- a CDS encoding SprT-like domain-containing protein has protein sequence MSEVLSKYLPEHSVQACFELIKSNNVHLKIVNERQTRHGDYRKSLNGKHEITVNANLNKYRFLITLVHEIAHLAAFEKYGRMIKPHGNEWKLTFQRLMAPFIRPEIFPHSVLPLVANHFRNPTASSDTDARLAYALKQFDERKPDVHYIHEVPSGSFFRIKNGRIFQKKGLRVKRYECLEVKTGRLFLFNANAEVEILPG, from the coding sequence TTGAGCGAAGTCTTATCGAAATATTTACCCGAACACTCTGTTCAAGCTTGCTTTGAGTTAATCAAAAGCAATAATGTGCATTTGAAAATCGTCAACGAACGGCAAACACGTCATGGAGATTATCGAAAATCGTTGAATGGTAAACACGAAATTACCGTCAATGCTAACTTGAATAAGTACCGTTTTCTAATAACATTAGTTCACGAAATTGCTCATTTAGCAGCTTTTGAAAAATACGGCAGGATGATAAAGCCTCATGGTAACGAATGGAAACTCACTTTTCAACGATTGATGGCGCCGTTTATTCGTCCCGAAATCTTCCCTCATTCGGTATTGCCCTTAGTAGCCAATCATTTTAGAAACCCCACAGCTAGTAGCGATACCGATGCTAGATTGGCGTATGCTTTAAAACAATTTGACGAACGAAAACCAGATGTTCATTATATTCACGAAGTGCCAAGCGGTAGTTTTTTCCGAATAAAGAATGGTAGAATATTTCAAAAGAAAGGTCTTCGTGTCAAGCGCTATGAGTGTTTGGAAGTGAAAACAGGCAGATTGTTTTTGTTTAATGCCAATGCTGAGGTGGAAATATTACCAGGATAA
- a CDS encoding methyltransferase, with amino-acid sequence MYEKTYPSKRFNLTLAFLQKHIQPTETIFDLGVPNPFSKIMEEHGYTVINTKGEDLDNDQSALQNEKYEVFTAFEIFEHLLNPYTVLENVTCDKVLISIPMRLWFSPAYRSKTDKWDRHYHEFEDWQLDWLLEKTGWKIIDRVKFTHPVKKLGFRPLLRYFTPRYYMVYAEKVK; translated from the coding sequence ATGTACGAGAAGACCTATCCCAGCAAACGCTTTAATTTAACGTTAGCTTTTTTACAGAAACACATCCAACCCACTGAAACCATTTTTGATCTTGGGGTGCCTAATCCCTTTTCTAAAATCATGGAAGAGCATGGCTATACCGTAATCAATACCAAAGGGGAAGATTTAGACAATGACCAATCTGCTTTACAAAATGAAAAGTATGAAGTCTTCACCGCTTTTGAGATTTTTGAGCACTTATTAAATCCATATACTGTTTTGGAAAATGTTACATGCGATAAAGTATTAATCTCTATTCCTATGCGATTATGGTTTTCTCCAGCTTATAGAAGTAAAACGGATAAATGGGATAGACATTATCACGAATTTGAAGATTGGCAATTAGATTGGCTTTTAGAAAAGACAGGTTGGAAAATTATAGACCGAGTAAAGTTCACGCATCCTGTAAAGAAATTGGGTTTCCGCCCTTTATTGAGATATTTTACCCCTCGTTATTATATGGTCTATGCTGAAAAAGTAAAATAA
- a CDS encoding SDR family NAD(P)-dependent oxidoreductase, with protein MKNIIITGTSRGIGYELALQFAKAGHQVLAISRNIPQEFLGNPNITSRSVDLSKESDLNSMENFLSNAWKNVDIIIHNAGSLVLKPFAQTTQEDFENVYKVNVFGVANLTRVCLPFLKKGSHVVSISSMGGIQGSMKFAGLSAYSSSKGAVITLSELLAEEYREQGIAFNVLALGAVNTEMLQEAFPGYEAPISAKEMADYIFNFALTGNKYHNGKIIQVSSSTP; from the coding sequence TTGAAAAACATCATCATCACAGGAACATCCAGAGGTATCGGTTACGAATTAGCATTGCAGTTTGCCAAGGCAGGACATCAAGTGTTAGCTATCTCAAGAAATATTCCTCAAGAGTTTCTTGGTAATCCAAACATCACTTCACGTTCGGTAGATTTATCCAAAGAGTCCGATTTGAATTCAATGGAAAATTTCCTTTCCAATGCCTGGAAAAATGTCGATATTATTATTCATAATGCTGGGAGTTTAGTTTTGAAGCCTTTTGCTCAGACGACTCAAGAAGATTTTGAAAACGTTTACAAAGTTAATGTTTTTGGGGTGGCCAATTTGACTCGAGTGTGCTTACCCTTTCTTAAAAAAGGAAGCCATGTAGTCTCCATCAGTTCCATGGGTGGTATACAAGGAAGTATGAAGTTTGCTGGACTATCAGCTTACAGTTCCAGTAAAGGAGCGGTAATCACCTTGTCCGAATTATTAGCCGAAGAATACAGAGAACAAGGCATTGCTTTCAATGTATTAGCACTCGGAGCGGTAAATACAGAAATGTTACAGGAGGCATTTCCAGGATATGAAGCACCAATTTCTGCAAAAGAAATGGCCGATTATATTTTCAATTTTGCCCTTACAGGTAACAAATATCACAACGGAAAAATAATTCAAGTGTCATCATCAACGCCATAA
- a CDS encoding HAD family hydrolase, producing MTIKNIVFDFGGVLVDWNPRHLYKNHFQDTNEMESFLKNICTEEWNIEQDRGRSLEEATIELQKKFPEHSASIALFYGEWETMLKDEIPGTVALLYKLKEKYPLYGLTNWSSETIDIAYRRFSFFKEFEGIVVSGTEKLIKPDKRIYQLLLDRYSIKAEESIFIDDNINNVKAAQELGFYAIHFQNPAQLEADLSKIITI from the coding sequence ATGACTATCAAAAACATAGTATTCGACTTTGGAGGCGTTTTAGTAGACTGGAATCCAAGGCATTTATATAAAAACCATTTTCAAGACACCAATGAAATGGAGTCTTTCCTGAAAAATATTTGTACAGAGGAATGGAATATAGAGCAAGACAGAGGACGTTCTCTTGAAGAAGCTACTATAGAATTGCAAAAGAAGTTCCCAGAACACAGTGCTTCCATAGCACTTTTTTATGGGGAATGGGAAACGATGTTGAAAGACGAAATCCCTGGAACTGTAGCATTACTGTATAAACTCAAAGAAAAGTATCCCCTTTATGGTTTGACCAACTGGTCTTCGGAAACCATTGACATTGCCTACAGAAGATTTTCTTTTTTTAAGGAGTTTGAAGGCATAGTAGTCTCAGGAACAGAAAAGCTGATAAAACCAGACAAAAGAATTTATCAATTGTTGCTCGACCGATATTCGATAAAAGCGGAAGAAAGCATTTTTATAGACGACAATATCAACAATGTAAAAGCAGCTCAAGAACTTGGTTTTTATGCCATTCATTTTCAAAATCCCGCACAATTGGAAGCTGACCTTTCGAAGATCATCACAATATAA